A window of Oncorhynchus tshawytscha isolate Ot180627B linkage group LG10, Otsh_v2.0, whole genome shotgun sequence contains these coding sequences:
- the LOC112260180 gene encoding kinesin-like protein KIF1A isoform X22 has protein sequence MAGASVKVAVRVRPFNSREIGKDSKCIIQMSGNTTTIINPKQPKENKSYNFDYSYWSHTTPEDINYHSQKQVYKDIGEEMLLHAFEGYNVCIFAYGQTGSGKSYTMMGKQDQKDQQGIIPLLCEDLFTKISDSNKENSLSYSVEVSYMEIYCERVRDLLNPKNKGNLRVREHPLMGPYVEDLSKLAVTSYNDIQDLMESGNKARTVAATNMNETSSRSHAVFNIIFTQKKHDMDSENTSEKVSKISLVDLAGSERADSTGAKGTRLKEGANINKSLTTLGKVISALAEVDSAPNKNKKKKKVESHIPYRDSVLTWLLRENLGGNSRTAMVAALSPADINYDETLSTLRYADRAKQIRCNAVINEDPNNRLVRELKEEVCRLKDLLYAQGLGDIIDNLCDYKNFVNNRQAVNQTGDLSTVTNAMTGMSPSPSLSALSSRAGSMANLHDRIFSPASEEAIERLKETEKIIAELNETWEEKLRRTEDIRMQREALLAEMGVAMREDGGTVGVFSPKKTPHLVNLNEDPLMSECLLYYIKDGTTKVGRDDARSRQDIVLSGHFIQDEHCTFSSTAGSGGEGNVILEPCEGAEIYVNGKLVTTPTLLRSGNRIIMGKSHVFRFNDPEQARQERERTPCAETPVEPVDWAFAQRELLEKQGIDMKQEMESRLQELEDQYRREREEASNLLEQQRLDYESKLEALQKQVDRNSRYLESPDEEEEPEEEVPWTKREMELASWAFRKWRFYQFTSLRDLLWGNAIFLKEANAISVELKKKVQFQFVLLTDTLYSPLPPDLLPPSVAMEREKRPFPSTIVAVEVQDQKNGATHYWTLEKLRQRLDLMREMYDRAAEVPSSTVEDCDQALTGGDPFYDRFPWFRLVGRAFVYLSNLLYPVPLVHRVAIVSEKGEVKGFLRVAVQAISADEEAPDYGSGVRQSGTAKISFEDQQFEKFQTESCSGGMSHSNTSHEELRFVEGEGQNSDVGADPDEVNNNTCADLSPVTATPEVPRSPLKGGLGLELPLEKALSHLHIGSTFTFRVTVLQASSISAEYADIFCQFNFIHRHDEAFSTEPLKNTGRGPPLGFYHVQNITVEVTKSFVEYIKTQPIVFEVFGHYQKHPFPPLCKDLISPLRPSRRQFPRVMPLSKPVPATKLNTLTRSTAGPCHSKYDLMAFFEICELEANGDYIPSVVDHRGGMPCHGTFLLHQGIQRRITVTIAHETGNDVEWKEVKELVVGRIRNTPEADETIIDPNILSLNILSAGYIWPSYNDKTFYRFEAAWDSSMHNSLLLNRVTPYGEKIYITLSAYLEMENCTQPTVITKDFCMVFYSRDAKLPASRSIRNLFSTGCLRPSESNRVTGVYEVSLCHVADAGSPGMQRRRRRVLDTSVAYVRGEENLAGWRPRSDSLILDHQWELEKLSLLQEVEKTRHYLLLREKLEATLAVGQDALCKSGDLSDFAKSPILSHCLGGSPALESPSQRQRELAAKCLRLLMHTFNREYSQVSSSASESKLSEMSASLMSPSSSSLSTLTPSSTCPSLVERHYDIRHTEPSSGASSPDLDPFSPVDKKRTLGRGCTFVPDIQEIRVSPIVSKKGYLHFLEPHTSGWVKRYVVVRRPYVYLYRNERDSVERSVINLSSAQVEYSEDKQTLLRTPNTFAVCTEHRGILLQASNDKEMHDWLYAFNPLLAGTIRSKLSRRKSGQRM, from the exons ATGGCGGGGGCTTCAGTGAAGGTGGCCGTCCGGGTCCGTCCCTTCAACTCTCGAGAGATCGGGAAGGACAGCAAGTGCATCATCCAGATGTCAGGGAACACCACAA CAATCATAAACCCCAAACAGCCGAAGGAGAACAAGAGCTATAACTTCGACTACTCTTACTGGTCACACACAACA CCAGAGGACATCAACTATCATTCCCAGAAGCAGGTGTACAAGGACATTGGGGAGGAGATGTTGCTGCATGCCTTTGAGGGATACAATGTTTGTATCTTTGCCTATGGCCAGACTGGATCTGGGAAGAGCTACACCATGATGGGCAAGCAGGACCAGAAGGATCAGCAAGGCATCATCCCTCTG CTGTGTGAGGACCTATTCACCAAGATAAGTGACAGCAATAAGGAAAACAGCTTGTCCTACTCTGTGGAG GTGAGCTACATGGAGATCTACTGTGAGCGTGTGCGGGACCTGCTGAACCCGAAGAACAAGGGGAACCTGCGTGTGAGAGAGCACCCCTTGATGGGGCCCTACGTGGAGGACCTGTCCAAGCTGGCCGTTACCTCCTACAATGACATCCAGGACCTCATGGAGTCTGGCAACAAGGCCAG GACGGTGGCAGCCACCAACATGAACGAGACCAGCAGCCGCTCTCATGCTGTCTTCAACATCATCTTCACGCAGAAGAAACACGACATGGATTCAGAAAACACATCTGAGAAG GTGAGCAAGATCAGCCTGGTGGATCTGGCTGGGAGTGAGAGAGCAGACTCTACAGGAGCCAAAGGAACCAGGCTGAAG GAAGGAGCAAATATCAATAAATCTTTGACCACACTGGGGAAAGTCATCTCTGCATTAGCTGAAGTG GACTCAGCACCAAATAAG aacaagaagaagaagaaggtggAGAGCCACATCCCCTATAGAGACTCAGTGCTGACCTGGCTTCTTAGAGAGAATCTGG GAGGTAACTCTCGCACCGCCATGGTGGCAGCCCTCAGCCCTGCTGACATCAACTATGACGAGACCCTGAGCACCCTCAG GTATGCTGACCGCGCCAAACAGATCCGCTGTAACGCCGTCATCAACGAGGACCCCAACAACCGTCTGGTGCGTGagctgaaggaggaggtgtgcCGACTCAAGGATCTCCTCTACGCCCAGGGCCTGGGAGATATCATAGACA ACTTGTGCGATTACAAGAACTTTGTCAATAATCGCCAGGCTGTCAATCAAACGGGTGATCTATCCACAGTGACCAATGCCATGACTGGGATGagcccttccccctctctctccgccctgTCCAGCCGTGCGGGCTCCATGGCAAACCTGCATGACCGCATCTTCAGCCCTGCCTCTGAGGAGGCCATAGAGAGACTCAag GAAACAGAGAAAATCATTGCTGAGCTTAATGAGACATGGGAGGAGAAGCTGCGCCGTACTGAAGATATCCGGATGCAGAG GGAGGCCCTACTGGCTGAGATGGGTGTGGCCATGAGAGAAGATGGAGGCACCGTGGGCGTGTTCTCCCCCAAGAAG ACCCCTCACCTGGTGAACCTGAATGAGGACCCACTGATGTCTGAGTGCTTACTCTACTACATCAAAGATGGGACCACCAA GGTTGGACGTGACGACGCCAGAAGTCGCCAGGACATTGTGCTCAGTGGCCATTTTATCCAAGACGAGCACTGCACCTTCAGTAGCACCGCAGGCTCCGGCGGAGAAG GGAATGTCATCCTGGAGCCCTGCGAGGGGGCTGAGATCTACGTCAACGGGAAACTGGTGACCACGCCTACTCTGCTTCGTTCAG GAAATCGCATTATCATGGGGAAGAGCCATGTGTTCCGCTTCAATGACCCGGAGCAGGCGCGGCAGGAGCGGGAGAGGACGCCCTGCGCCGAGACCCCCGTGGAGCCCGTGGACTGGGCCTTCGCCCAGAGAGAGCTGCTGGAGAAACAGGGCATCGACATGAAGCAGGAGATGGAGTCAAG GCTTCAAGAGTTAGAAGATCAATACCGCCGAGAACGAGAGGAGGCCAGTAACCTTCTGGAACAACAGAGACTG GACTATGAGAGTAAACTGGAAGCCCTGCAGAAACAGGTGGACAGAAACTCCCGTTACCTGGAGTCCCCAGACGAAGAAGAGGAGCCTGAGGAGGAAG TTCCGTGGACAAAGCGTGAGATGGAGCTTGCATCCTGGGCGTTCCGTAAGTGGCGTTTCTACCAGTTCACCTCCCTCAGGGACCTGCTGTGGGGCAATGCCATCTTCCTCAAGGAAGCCAACGCCATCAGTGTGGAGCTCAAGAAGAAG GTCCAGTTCCAGTTTGTGCTCCTGACAGACACACTGTACTCCCCGTTGCCCCCGGACCTGCTGCCCCCCAGCGTGGCCATGGAGCGGGAGAAACGGCCCTTCCCCAGCACCATCGTAGCTGTGGAGGTCCAGGACCAGAAGAACGGGGCCACACATTACTGGACCCTGGAGAAActcag ACAGAGGCTGGACCTGATGAGGGAGATGTACGACCGTGCGGCGGAGGTTCCTAGCAGCACTGTGGAGGACTGTGACCAGGCTCTGACTGGAGGAGACCCCTTTTATGACCGCTTCCCATGGTTCCGTCTGGTGGGCAG GGCCTTTGTGTACCTGAGTAACCTGCTGTACCCTGTGCCGCTCGTGCACCGCGTGGCCATCGTCAGTGAGAAGGGAGAGGTGAAGGGCTTCCTCAGGGTGGCAGTACAGGCCATCTCAG CTGATGAAGAAGCCCCTGACTATGGTTCTGGCGTAAGGCAGTCAGGAACCGCCAAGATATCCTTTGAGGACCAACAGTTTGAGAAG TTCCAGACAGAGTCGTGTTCCGGCGGCATGTCCCATTCTAACACCTCTCACGAAGAGCTACGCTTCGTGGAAGGGGAGGGACAGAACTCTGATGTAGGAGCTGACCCTGACGAGGTCAACAATAACACCTGTGCAG ACTTGTCCCCCGTCACAGCCACACCAGAGGTCCCCAGGAGCCCACTGAAGGGTGGTCTGGGTCTGGAGCTGcccctggagaaggccctgtccCACCTCCACATAGGCTCCACCTTCACCTTCAGGGTCACAGTCCTGCAGGCCTCCAGCATTTCCGCTGAGTATGCTGACATCTTCTGCCAGTTCAA CTTCATCCACCGACATGATGAGGCTTTCTCCACTGAGCCACTCAAGAACACTGGCAGAGGACCTCCGCTGGGATTCTACCATGTACAGAAT ATCACAGTAGAGGTTACCAAGTCGTTTGTGGAGTACATCAAGACCCAGCCCATCGTCTTTGAGGTGTTTGGCCACTATCAGAAACATCCATTCCCACCCCTCTGCAAAGACCTCATCAG TCCCCTTCGACCTTCTAGGAGGCAGTTCCCAAGGGTCATGCCCTTGTCTAAACCAG TACCAGCCACCAAGCTGAATACCCTGACCCGTTCCACGGCCGGCCCATGCCACTCCAAATATGACCTCATGGCCTTCTTCGAGATCTGTGAGCTGGAGGCCAATGGAGA CTATATCCCTTCAGTGGTGGACCACAGAGGGGGCATGCCCTGCCACGGAACCTTCCTGCTTCATCAGGGCATCCAGCGGAGGATCACAGTCACCATAGCGCACGAGACAGGAAATGACGTGGAGTGGAAGGAGGTCAAGGAGCTGGTGGTGG GGCGGATCCGGAATACTCCAGAGGCTGATGAGACCATCATCGACCCCAACATCCTGTCTCTCAACATTCTATCTGCGGGCTACATCTGGCCCTCATATAATGACAA GACGTTTTACCGATTTGAGGCGGCATGGGATAGCTCCATGCACAACTCCCTCCTCCTGAACCGTGTCACTCCCTATGGAGAAAAGATCTACATCACTCTCTCCGCTTACCTAGAG ATGGAGAACTGCACCCAACCAACAGTGATCACCAAAGACTTCTGTATGGTGTTCTACTCCCGTGACGCCAAGCTCCCCGCCTCTCGCTCCATCAGGAACCTCTTCAGCACCGGCTGTCTCAGGCCCTCAGAAAG taatcGTGTCACTGGAGTGTATGAAGTCAGTCTCTGCCATGTCGCTGATGCCGGAAGTCCCG GCATGCAGCGGCGGCGCAGGCGCGTCTTGGACACCTCGGTGGCATACGTCCGTGGGGAAGAGAACCTGGCTGGGTGGAGGCCCCGTAGCGACAGCCTCATCCTGGACCACCAATGGGAGCTGGAGAAACTCAGCCTTCTGCAGGAG GTGGAGAAGACCAGGCACTACCTGCTGCTGCGGGAGAAACTGGAGGCCACCCTGGCAGTGGGGCAGGACGCTCTCTGCAAGAGTGGTGACCTTAGCGACTTTGCCAAGAGCCCCATCCTCAGCCACTGCCTCGGGGGTAGCCCCGCCCTGGAGAGCCCCAGCCAGAGGCAGAGGGAGCTGGCTGCCAAG TGTCTGCGGCTGCTCATGCACACGTTCAACAGGGAGTACAGCCAGGTGAGCAGCAGTGCCAGTGAGAGCAAG cTGTCTGAGATGTCAGCGTCGCTGATGTCTCCATCCTCTTCTAGTCTGAGCACGCTAACTCCGTCCTCTACTTGCCCCTCATTGGTGGAGAGACATTATGACATCAG ACACACTGAGCCCAGCTCTGGCGCTTCCAGCCCAGACCTGGACCCCTTCAGTCCTGTGGACAAGAAGAGGACCCTGGGTAGAGGCTGCACCTTCGTCCCTGACATCCAGGAGATCCGCGTCAG CCCCATCGTGTCTAAGAAAGGCTACCTACACTTCCTGGAGCCCCACACCAGTGGCTGGGTGAAGCGCTATGTAGTGGTGCGCCGGCCCTACGTCTACCTGTACCGCAACGAGAGGGACAGTGTGGAGCGTTCCGTCATCAACCTTTCCTCCGCCCAGGTGGAATACAGCGAGGACAAGCAGACTCTCCTCCGG
- the LOC112260180 gene encoding kinesin-like protein KIF1A isoform X6, whose product MAGASVKVAVRVRPFNSREIGKDSKCIIQMSGNTTTIINPKQPKENKSYNFDYSYWSHTTPEDINYHSQKQVYKDIGEEMLLHAFEGYNVCIFAYGQTGSGKSYTMMGKQDQKDQQGIIPLLCEDLFTKISDSNKENSLSYSVEVSYMEIYCERVRDLLNPKNKGNLRVREHPLMGPYVEDLSKLAVTSYNDIQDLMESGNKARTVAATNMNETSSRSHAVFNIIFTQKKHDMDSENTSEKVSKISLVDLAGSERADSTGAKGTRLKEGANINKSLTTLGKVISALAEVDSAPNKNKKKKKVESHIPYRDSVLTWLLRENLGGNSRTAMVAALSPADINYDETLSTLRYADRAKQIRCNAVINEDPNNRLVRELKEEVCRLKDLLYAQGLGDIIDTYRCPDPVIAGLKNLCDYKNFVNNRQAVNQTGDLSTVTNAMTGMSPSPSLSALSSRAGSMANLHDRIFSPASEEAIERLKETEKIIAELNETWEEKLRRTEDIRMQREALLAEMGVAMREDGGTVGVFSPKKTPHLVNLNEDPLMSECLLYYIKDGTTKVGRDDARSRQDIVLSGHFIQDEHCTFSSTAGSGGEGNVILEPCEGAEIYVNGKLVTTPTLLRSGNRIIMGKSHVFRFNDPEQARQERERTPCAETPVEPVDWAFAQRELLEKQGIDMKQEMESRLQELEDQYRREREEASNLLEQQRLDYESKLEALQKQVDRNSRYLESPDEEEEPEEEVFPIVPWTKREMELASWAFRKWRFYQFTSLRDLLWGNAIFLKEANAISVELKKKVQFQFVLLTDTLYSPLPPDLLPPSVAMEREKRPFPSTIVAVEVQDQKNGATHYWTLEKLRQRLDLMREMYDRAAEVPSSTVEDCDQALTGGDPFYDRFPWFRLVGRAFVYLSNLLYPVPLVHRVAIVSEKGEVKGFLRVAVQAISADEEAPDYGSGVRQSGTAKISFEDQQFEKFQTESCSGGMSHSNTSHEELRFVEGEGQNSDVGADPDEVNNNTCADLSPVTATPEVPRSPLKGGLGLELPLEKALSHLHIGSTFTFRVTVLQASSISAEYADIFCQFKNDSILSWFKQTKFSCFIHRHDEAFSTEPLKNTGRGPPLGFYHVQNITVEVTKSFVEYIKTQPIVFEVFGHYQKHPFPPLCKDLISSHFYFSPLRPSRRQFPRVMPLSKPVPATKLNTLTRSTAGPCHSKYDLMAFFEICELEANGDYIPSVVDHRGGMPCHGTFLLHQGIQRRITVTIAHETGNDVEWKEVKELVVGRIRNTPEADETIIDPNILSLNILSAGYIWPSYNDNMSLGVDHRTFYRFEAAWDSSMHNSLLLNRVTPYGEKIYITLSAYLEMENCTQPTVITKDFCMVFYSRDAKLPASRSIRNLFSTGCLRPSESNRVTGVYEVSLCHVADAGSPGMQRRRRRVLDTSVAYVRGEENLAGWRPRSDSLILDHQWELEKLSLLQEVEKTRHYLLLREKLEATLAVGQDALCKSGDLSDFAKSPILSHCLGGSPALESPSQRQRELAAKCLRLLMHTFNREYSQVSSSASESKLSEMSASLMSPSSSSLSTLTPSSTCPSLVERHYDIRHTEPSSGASSPDLDPFSPVDKKRTLGRGCTFVPDIQEIRVSPIVSKKGYLHFLEPHTSGWVKRYVVVRRPYVYLYRNERDSVERSVINLSSAQVEYSEDKQTLLRTPNTFAVCTEHRGILLQASNDKEMHDWLYAFNPLLAGTIRSKLSRRKSGQRM is encoded by the exons ATGGCGGGGGCTTCAGTGAAGGTGGCCGTCCGGGTCCGTCCCTTCAACTCTCGAGAGATCGGGAAGGACAGCAAGTGCATCATCCAGATGTCAGGGAACACCACAA CAATCATAAACCCCAAACAGCCGAAGGAGAACAAGAGCTATAACTTCGACTACTCTTACTGGTCACACACAACA CCAGAGGACATCAACTATCATTCCCAGAAGCAGGTGTACAAGGACATTGGGGAGGAGATGTTGCTGCATGCCTTTGAGGGATACAATGTTTGTATCTTTGCCTATGGCCAGACTGGATCTGGGAAGAGCTACACCATGATGGGCAAGCAGGACCAGAAGGATCAGCAAGGCATCATCCCTCTG CTGTGTGAGGACCTATTCACCAAGATAAGTGACAGCAATAAGGAAAACAGCTTGTCCTACTCTGTGGAG GTGAGCTACATGGAGATCTACTGTGAGCGTGTGCGGGACCTGCTGAACCCGAAGAACAAGGGGAACCTGCGTGTGAGAGAGCACCCCTTGATGGGGCCCTACGTGGAGGACCTGTCCAAGCTGGCCGTTACCTCCTACAATGACATCCAGGACCTCATGGAGTCTGGCAACAAGGCCAG GACGGTGGCAGCCACCAACATGAACGAGACCAGCAGCCGCTCTCATGCTGTCTTCAACATCATCTTCACGCAGAAGAAACACGACATGGATTCAGAAAACACATCTGAGAAG GTGAGCAAGATCAGCCTGGTGGATCTGGCTGGGAGTGAGAGAGCAGACTCTACAGGAGCCAAAGGAACCAGGCTGAAG GAAGGAGCAAATATCAATAAATCTTTGACCACACTGGGGAAAGTCATCTCTGCATTAGCTGAAGTG GACTCAGCACCAAATAAG aacaagaagaagaagaaggtggAGAGCCACATCCCCTATAGAGACTCAGTGCTGACCTGGCTTCTTAGAGAGAATCTGG GAGGTAACTCTCGCACCGCCATGGTGGCAGCCCTCAGCCCTGCTGACATCAACTATGACGAGACCCTGAGCACCCTCAG GTATGCTGACCGCGCCAAACAGATCCGCTGTAACGCCGTCATCAACGAGGACCCCAACAACCGTCTGGTGCGTGagctgaaggaggaggtgtgcCGACTCAAGGATCTCCTCTACGCCCAGGGCCTGGGAGATATCATAGACA cGTATCGATGTCCCGATCCTGTGATAGCTGGTTTGAAAA ACTTGTGCGATTACAAGAACTTTGTCAATAATCGCCAGGCTGTCAATCAAACGGGTGATCTATCCACAGTGACCAATGCCATGACTGGGATGagcccttccccctctctctccgccctgTCCAGCCGTGCGGGCTCCATGGCAAACCTGCATGACCGCATCTTCAGCCCTGCCTCTGAGGAGGCCATAGAGAGACTCAag GAAACAGAGAAAATCATTGCTGAGCTTAATGAGACATGGGAGGAGAAGCTGCGCCGTACTGAAGATATCCGGATGCAGAG GGAGGCCCTACTGGCTGAGATGGGTGTGGCCATGAGAGAAGATGGAGGCACCGTGGGCGTGTTCTCCCCCAAGAAG ACCCCTCACCTGGTGAACCTGAATGAGGACCCACTGATGTCTGAGTGCTTACTCTACTACATCAAAGATGGGACCACCAA GGTTGGACGTGACGACGCCAGAAGTCGCCAGGACATTGTGCTCAGTGGCCATTTTATCCAAGACGAGCACTGCACCTTCAGTAGCACCGCAGGCTCCGGCGGAGAAG GGAATGTCATCCTGGAGCCCTGCGAGGGGGCTGAGATCTACGTCAACGGGAAACTGGTGACCACGCCTACTCTGCTTCGTTCAG GAAATCGCATTATCATGGGGAAGAGCCATGTGTTCCGCTTCAATGACCCGGAGCAGGCGCGGCAGGAGCGGGAGAGGACGCCCTGCGCCGAGACCCCCGTGGAGCCCGTGGACTGGGCCTTCGCCCAGAGAGAGCTGCTGGAGAAACAGGGCATCGACATGAAGCAGGAGATGGAGTCAAG GCTTCAAGAGTTAGAAGATCAATACCGCCGAGAACGAGAGGAGGCCAGTAACCTTCTGGAACAACAGAGACTG GACTATGAGAGTAAACTGGAAGCCCTGCAGAAACAGGTGGACAGAAACTCCCGTTACCTGGAGTCCCCAGACGAAGAAGAGGAGCCTGAGGAGGAAG TTTTTCCCATAGTTCCGTGGACAAAGCGTGAGATGGAGCTTGCATCCTGGGCGTTCCGTAAGTGGCGTTTCTACCAGTTCACCTCCCTCAGGGACCTGCTGTGGGGCAATGCCATCTTCCTCAAGGAAGCCAACGCCATCAGTGTGGAGCTCAAGAAGAAG GTCCAGTTCCAGTTTGTGCTCCTGACAGACACACTGTACTCCCCGTTGCCCCCGGACCTGCTGCCCCCCAGCGTGGCCATGGAGCGGGAGAAACGGCCCTTCCCCAGCACCATCGTAGCTGTGGAGGTCCAGGACCAGAAGAACGGGGCCACACATTACTGGACCCTGGAGAAActcag ACAGAGGCTGGACCTGATGAGGGAGATGTACGACCGTGCGGCGGAGGTTCCTAGCAGCACTGTGGAGGACTGTGACCAGGCTCTGACTGGAGGAGACCCCTTTTATGACCGCTTCCCATGGTTCCGTCTGGTGGGCAG GGCCTTTGTGTACCTGAGTAACCTGCTGTACCCTGTGCCGCTCGTGCACCGCGTGGCCATCGTCAGTGAGAAGGGAGAGGTGAAGGGCTTCCTCAGGGTGGCAGTACAGGCCATCTCAG CTGATGAAGAAGCCCCTGACTATGGTTCTGGCGTAAGGCAGTCAGGAACCGCCAAGATATCCTTTGAGGACCAACAGTTTGAGAAG TTCCAGACAGAGTCGTGTTCCGGCGGCATGTCCCATTCTAACACCTCTCACGAAGAGCTACGCTTCGTGGAAGGGGAGGGACAGAACTCTGATGTAGGAGCTGACCCTGACGAGGTCAACAATAACACCTGTGCAG ACTTGTCCCCCGTCACAGCCACACCAGAGGTCCCCAGGAGCCCACTGAAGGGTGGTCTGGGTCTGGAGCTGcccctggagaaggccctgtccCACCTCCACATAGGCTCCACCTTCACCTTCAGGGTCACAGTCCTGCAGGCCTCCAGCATTTCCGCTGAGTATGCTGACATCTTCTGCCAGTTCAA AAACGACTCCATCCTCTCTTGGTTTAAACAAACAAAATTCTCATG CTTCATCCACCGACATGATGAGGCTTTCTCCACTGAGCCACTCAAGAACACTGGCAGAGGACCTCCGCTGGGATTCTACCATGTACAGAAT ATCACAGTAGAGGTTACCAAGTCGTTTGTGGAGTACATCAAGACCCAGCCCATCGTCTTTGAGGTGTTTGGCCACTATCAGAAACATCCATTCCCACCCCTCTGCAAAGACCTCATCAG TTCACACTTCTATTTCAGTCCCCTTCGACCTTCTAGGAGGCAGTTCCCAAGGGTCATGCCCTTGTCTAAACCAG TACCAGCCACCAAGCTGAATACCCTGACCCGTTCCACGGCCGGCCCATGCCACTCCAAATATGACCTCATGGCCTTCTTCGAGATCTGTGAGCTGGAGGCCAATGGAGA CTATATCCCTTCAGTGGTGGACCACAGAGGGGGCATGCCCTGCCACGGAACCTTCCTGCTTCATCAGGGCATCCAGCGGAGGATCACAGTCACCATAGCGCACGAGACAGGAAATGACGTGGAGTGGAAGGAGGTCAAGGAGCTGGTGGTGG GGCGGATCCGGAATACTCCAGAGGCTGATGAGACCATCATCGACCCCAACATCCTGTCTCTCAACATTCTATCTGCGGGCTACATCTGGCCCTCATATAATGACAA CATGTCCCTGGGAGTTGACCATAG GACGTTTTACCGATTTGAGGCGGCATGGGATAGCTCCATGCACAACTCCCTCCTCCTGAACCGTGTCACTCCCTATGGAGAAAAGATCTACATCACTCTCTCCGCTTACCTAGAG ATGGAGAACTGCACCCAACCAACAGTGATCACCAAAGACTTCTGTATGGTGTTCTACTCCCGTGACGCCAAGCTCCCCGCCTCTCGCTCCATCAGGAACCTCTTCAGCACCGGCTGTCTCAGGCCCTCAGAAAG taatcGTGTCACTGGAGTGTATGAAGTCAGTCTCTGCCATGTCGCTGATGCCGGAAGTCCCG GCATGCAGCGGCGGCGCAGGCGCGTCTTGGACACCTCGGTGGCATACGTCCGTGGGGAAGAGAACCTGGCTGGGTGGAGGCCCCGTAGCGACAGCCTCATCCTGGACCACCAATGGGAGCTGGAGAAACTCAGCCTTCTGCAGGAG GTGGAGAAGACCAGGCACTACCTGCTGCTGCGGGAGAAACTGGAGGCCACCCTGGCAGTGGGGCAGGACGCTCTCTGCAAGAGTGGTGACCTTAGCGACTTTGCCAAGAGCCCCATCCTCAGCCACTGCCTCGGGGGTAGCCCCGCCCTGGAGAGCCCCAGCCAGAGGCAGAGGGAGCTGGCTGCCAAG TGTCTGCGGCTGCTCATGCACACGTTCAACAGGGAGTACAGCCAGGTGAGCAGCAGTGCCAGTGAGAGCAAG cTGTCTGAGATGTCAGCGTCGCTGATGTCTCCATCCTCTTCTAGTCTGAGCACGCTAACTCCGTCCTCTACTTGCCCCTCATTGGTGGAGAGACATTATGACATCAG ACACACTGAGCCCAGCTCTGGCGCTTCCAGCCCAGACCTGGACCCCTTCAGTCCTGTGGACAAGAAGAGGACCCTGGGTAGAGGCTGCACCTTCGTCCCTGACATCCAGGAGATCCGCGTCAG CCCCATCGTGTCTAAGAAAGGCTACCTACACTTCCTGGAGCCCCACACCAGTGGCTGGGTGAAGCGCTATGTAGTGGTGCGCCGGCCCTACGTCTACCTGTACCGCAACGAGAGGGACAGTGTGGAGCGTTCCGTCATCAACCTTTCCTCCGCCCAGGTGGAATACAGCGAGGACAAGCAGACTCTCCTCCGG